The genomic window GGCTGATACCGTTTTTCTCCAGGGCCGTTACGGTTCTTTCCCAAAAAGGGATTGCACCGCAACGGCCCTTACTTTTTCGTAGCTTGCTTCATGACCAAGTTACGCGAACTCATTTTTCTGCTAACCATCGCGCTGAGCACCGGGACTCTCAGCGCCGCCGACGTGCTCGTGCTCCAGAACGGCGATACGATCAAGGGCGAATTCGTCAGCCAGGCGAATGGCATCATCACTTTCAAGAGCCCGATCCTGGGCACAATTCAGATCCCCGACAGCCTGGCCGAGGTGCAGTCCGCTCCTGAAGTGGACGAAGAGGTCGCTGGCCCGGCCATCCCCAGCGCCGCCGAACAACAGGCTGACGCCGCCAGCGGGACCACCCCGGCTGGCAATGACGAGGCCGAACCGACCAAGACCCCCGAGCAGATTGCCGCCGAGGCGCAGGCCGAGCGCTTTGACAAGATGATCGCCGAGTGGAAGGCAACCTTCCAGAGCATTATCCCCGAAGGCTGGACGGGGCGGATCAATATCGGCTACACTTATACCGATTCCGACTCCACCACGACTTCGCTCATCACCGGTTTCAAGGCCAAGAAAAGCTCCGGTCGCAACCACTACGAGATGGCCGGTTTCTACGAATTTGGCGACACCAAGGACTCCAATGGCGTCAAAACGGTCAATACCGACAAATACGGCGGTGGGTTCAACTACAAGTACGACCTTTCCGAGCGCTGGTTCCTCACC from Ruficoccus amylovorans includes these protein-coding regions:
- a CDS encoding DUF481 domain-containing protein, with protein sequence MTKLRELIFLLTIALSTGTLSAADVLVLQNGDTIKGEFVSQANGIITFKSPILGTIQIPDSLAEVQSAPEVDEEVAGPAIPSAAEQQADAASGTTPAGNDEAEPTKTPEQIAAEAQAERFDKMIAEWKATFQSIIPEGWTGRINIGYTYTDSDSTTTSLITGFKAKKSSGRNHYEMAGFYEFGDTKDSNGVKTVNTDKYGGGFNYKYDLSERWFLTSTSSYLHDQVKEIKNQATEQVGLGYRIINEDDMKLNVNGGGALQYNNVAGVSQKWYYYMTLGNDFEYHFNKYFRVEQNFNIRLDPSETSQYQIYFNAAGIAKLTEWIEASLSYNYIYDSTVGVGTQKDEQRIIFALGVPF